From Solanum lycopersicum chromosome 8, SLM_r2.1, the proteins below share one genomic window:
- the MAPK7 gene encoding mitogen-activated protein kinase 7: MANQTGGASSIGSRDIRGVLINGGQYVRYNVYGNLFEVFSKYVPPIRPIGRGAYGLVCAAVNSETREEVAIKKIGNAFDNRIDAKRTLREIKLLRHLDHENIVAIKDLIRPPKKEAFNDVYIVSELMDTDLHQIIRSEQPLTNDHCQYFMYQLLRGLKYVHSANVLHRDLKPSNLFLNANCDLKIGDFGLARTTSETDFMTEYVVTRWYRAPELLLNCSEYTGAIDVWSVGCILGEIMTREPLFPGKDYVQQLRLITELLGSPDDASLQFLRSDNARRYVRQLPQYPKQQFSARFPSMSALAIDLLEKMLVFDPTRRITVDEALCHPFLSSLHDLNDEPICPRPFSFDFDEPSITEEKIKELIWRECVKFYPDFVEQNI, encoded by the exons ATGGCTAATCAAACCGGTGGAGCTTCAAGTATCGGCAGTCGTGATATCAGAGGAGTTCTCATAAACGGTGGTCAATACGTTCGTTACAATGTTTACGGCAACTTGTTTGAAGTTTTCAGCAAATACGTTCCTCCTATTCGTCCAATCGGCCGCGGCGCTTACGGCCTTGTATG TGCTGCTGTAAATTCTGAGACGCGTGAGGAAGTTGCAATTAAGAAAATAGGAAATGCATTTGATAACAGAATTGATGCGAAGAGGACATTGAGAGAAATTAAGCTACTTCGGCACTTGGATCACGAAAAT ATTGTTGCAATCAAAGACCTCATAAGGCCACCAAAGAAAGAGGCTTTTAATGATGTGTACATAGTTTCTGAATTAATGGATACGGATCTTCATCAGATTATTCGATCTGAACAGCCTTTGACAAATGATCACTGCCAG TACTTCATGTATCAGCTATTACGTGGACTGAAATATGTGCACTCAGCAAATGTCTTACATCGTGATCTTAAGCCAAGCAATTTGTTCCTAAATGCAAATTGCGACCTCAAGATTGGAGACTTTGGGTTGGCAAGGACAACTTCTGAGACAGATTTCATGACTGAATATGTTGTCACTCGCTGGTATCGAGCACCTGAATTGCTCCTTAACTGTTCAGAATACACTGGAGCAATTGATGTTTGGTCTGTTGGTTGTATTCTTGGTGAAATAATGACAAGAGAACCTTTGTTTCCTGGAAAAGATTATGTGCAGCAGCTGAGACTCATTACTGAG CTACTAGGTTCACCTGATGATGCCAGCCTTCAATTTCTGAGAAGTGATAATGCCCGAAGATATGTCCGACAGCTTCCTCAATATCCTAAGCAACAATTTTCTGCAAGGTTTCCCAGCATGTCTGCTTTGGCTATCGATTTGCTTGAAAAAATGCTTGTTTTTGACCCAACCCGTCGAATTACAG TTGATGAGGCCCTCTGTCACCCATTTTTGTCATCTCTTCATGACCTCAACGATGAGCCGATTTGTCCCAGGCCATTCAGTTTTGATTTTGACGAGCCCTCAATCACTGAAGAAAAGATCAAGGAACTGATTTGGAGGGAGTGTGTGAAGTTTTATCCGGACTTTGTTGAACAAAATATATGA